The following DNA comes from Macaca thibetana thibetana isolate TM-01 chromosome 14, ASM2454274v1, whole genome shotgun sequence.
TACATTGTGTAAAAATGACAGTAACTGTTTTTAATAACTTTGCAATGTCTAAAAATATGTAGGGACAACGTATCGCTGTCGTATGGGATTTAGTAAACGATCTAGTTGGGTTAAGAATGTAGCCTTGGCTGGTGCAGTGATcccggcagtttgggaggccagaggaggagaatcacttggccgaggagttcaagaccagcctgggcaccatagtgaaacctcgtctccacaaaaaataaaaacgaagtcagccaggtgtggtggagcatgcctataatcctagatactcaagaagctgagacagaatggcctgagcccaggagttcgaagctgcagtgagctatgacttaGCCACTATActgcggcctgggcaacagatgccatcctctaaaaaaaaaaaaaaaaaaaaaaaaaaaaaaaagatgtagccTCAACCGAGAATTCTTCATTATGTCCAAAAGAGCACAATGAAAACATCCCCAACAATACATAAACctatacataaaatatagaatatctccaatatttttactttatatggCAGCACGCCAATATATGCAAGAGACCATATTGACCGTGCAAGGGGAAAACTGATTCGGGCAATGACATGGTCAGGCATTAACATTCAGAGACCAGGTAAACAGCAATTTTAATCACAAAAGCAATATAAGAATTCCTACGAAGCTGAGATTTACATACTTCATTCTCCGTTCCTGGTCATTTCATCCACAGCTTGACTGTTGTCAATCATGGTTCTTTGCCTTTGGAGTGGTACTATAAAGGTACAGAGAATGCCCATCTCAGTACCAAACTTTCACCATGAAAAATCACAACAGAAATgacaaagcttaaaataaaaaaagtgtgcCGGATTTCAGAAGTATTTACcctaataatttttaagaaagcttACCATAAATACTTCCAAAAACAACAGGCTTTACAAAATATTATACAATGTCCTGTGTACAGCCATTAAATATCTACTCAGGCCATTTGACAAGCTGTTTAGTAATTAGTTTCTCATGTACCCTCTCAACTCAGGAAGGTCAATAATCATCAGATTTCCTCTCTAGCTAATGGTCTGTTGTTAGCCTACTTTTAACAATGGAAGAAGAAACTGGTATAAGTTTTAAGTCAACCAGATCTCCTTAAGTCTCATAGTTTCTGTTTCAACATCATGTTATTGTGTACTTACAGAAGCAATCTCTcagttatgaaaaataaaatcagtttcagGGCTCAGcaagtgaaaagggaaatgcTTTCccaatctctccctccctcccacccggctttttttgtttaaaaaattaaattaaatttaaatgtacaaGACCAAGCACAGGCactttccaaaaaacaaaactgaagccAAATCACAAAATTACTCAATAGTTATAGAAGACAGCTCTGATTTTGGGGGGTCATCTCTGGTTGCCTCAGCACAAGCACTGGTCTTTGGCTGCTCTGgcacttcttcctctttttctgccAGCCCACCAAGAGACCCCAAGGGAAAAGTGCTTTCACAATTCTGGGTTGAGGAGACCTGTGAAATTACAGGCATTTGAACAGAGGAGTTGCTTTCAAAACCGTGTTCTCCAAGATCATATTGAACAAGGGTCTCTTCTTGTTCCTGGTTTAAGTAGTCCGGTACTAGGAAATCACTAGATAAGAGGCAAAGGACGAAATATGGAATTAATTTTCAAGCCAGTAATAGATAAGCAACAATAAAAAGCTCTGATTTATACAACAAAATTGGGACTTTTCATTTCACTAATTGTTCGGTGAAGATTAAAACTCAGGAACTTTCCACTTACAAACTTTGCTAAACATGAACCAAAACATCCATTAAAACCAAAATGTATCAATCTTCCCTACCACCAATGCATCAGGTTATCACTTTCATTATAACTTTGGACACCTTAACAGCCTTTCTTGTTCTATGCAGAGGAGTTTCTATATACAAAACAAATGTAGCATGCTCACTTAAACAAAGATCATCTGAGTAATGCTTAACTTTTCTTGATTATACATTGAGTAAGAGATATATAAACCTAGCTTTGTATTACTAAACTTGACATGGGTTAGTTAAGAAACTAAGTCCTTATGCATAAATGACCTAATACAAAATCTACTATAAAGTTGGGAAATGTACAAAGTAATTTATGTGTATCCTGCTATTACATTTGGTATATGAAAATACTAATAAATTATCTTTGAATCAGAATGTGGAAATGAATGCCTTGagattggttgttttttttttttgagacggagtcttgctctgtcacccaggctggagtgcagtggccggatctcagctcactgcaagctccgcctcccgggtttacgccattctcctgcctcagcctcccgagtagctgggactacaggcgcccgccacggcgcccggctagtttttttttgtatttttagtagagacggggtttcaccgtgttagccaggatggtctcgatctcctgacctcgtgatccgcccgcctcggcctcccaaagtgctgggattacaggcttgagccaccgcgcccggccgagattgGTTGTTAATCTTCAAAAAGTAATTATTGGTCCCCACAGGAAACACGGACTGTAAAATATACTAAAACAGTGGCTAATTTCCTTAAGTGTTGAgatcagaaaacattttaaatttctttatacttttctgtatttcctaaattttcaaCTTATAAGCATTTTTTGGTAATTGAAACTAAGTATGTGAAATAAGTCTTATCTTAGAGGctttatttagatctttattaCTGAACTAAAAATTTCATTATACCAGAATTGtcaataatatatgtaattagaCTTGATAAAGTTATAATTTTACTGTTcagtattaataaaaaattaaaatctgctcATCTGCAAAGCAATTTAGAATGCCCTATGTTGTGTTTTCTAAAAAGTCTTCAGGTGTTAGAGAAGAAGAGTGGAGAATGCAGGGCTCTGCACAGGGAAGATAAAGATAACATGAGTAGTTAACAGGAACACTATTTTAGTCCTGAACAAACTGTGTTTAATATGATATGTATAATCTAAGGTTTAGTGATATGGCAACCACACATTCAGAATTAGAGATGACTGCATTAAACAAAATGAATGTCTGgttgaggggaaaaataaaatctatgcaGGAATAATTtggaatttgtttaaaaataaggttttaagtcaggcatggtggcccacacttgtagtcccagcaggaaaattgcttgaccccaggagtttgagactgtagtgCGCTACGATTGTgtctatgaatagccactgcacttcagcctgggcaacactgcaagaccccatctattcaattaaaaaataaaaaggttttaaaaataaaggtgacttaaaatgtaaagatttgggctgggcatggtggctcacgcctgtaatcccacagcactttgggaggccaaggcaggcggatcacttcaggtcaggggttcaagatcagactggccaacatgatgaaaccccatctctactaaaactacaaatattagctgagtgtaatggtggacacctgtaatcccacctactcaggaggctgaggttgcagtaagtcaaaattgtgctactgcattccagcctgggtgacagagtaagactctgtctccaaaaaaaaaaaaaaaagatttgtaaaaatttcatttaattagaaACTAAGGATTCCTGCAGAAGTACAATTcttataaacaatttaaaacaacagTTTTATATCTAGAGGAGGCCTTAGAAACCATCATTTAAAGCttacattttatctttctctaagtttcaagctttttcatctgtaaagtgacaCGTTTAATCAACAGCAGTTAGTGGCAGAGCTAGAACTAGAACCTGATTTCCTTGGATGCCCTACAAATCAGAAAGGTAattctattatatattaatattaaaataatagagctctaaactgaatgaaaataggAATGACTTCATGATCTAAACCATCACACCCATTATAGCTGCTACTGAAAATTTTTCTTACTGGCCAATGGATATTCctttatatagaatttttttaaatagagagaaGTGGTCAAGAATTTTATTAACATCCAGAGTCTGAAGTAATCCACTACCACTAAGTATCATCTGACATGGTAAAATTTCCAATaaggccacgcacagtggctcacgcctgtaatcccagcactctgggaggtcaaggcaggcgaatcacaaggtcaggagatcgagactatcccggctaacacggtgaaaccccgtctccactaaaaatacaaaaaattagccaggcatggtggcgggcgcctgtagtcccagctacttgggaggctgaggcagcagaatggcatgaacctgggaggcggagcttgcagtgagctgagatcgcgccactgtactccagcctgggagacagagccaaaccccacctccaaaaaaaaaaaaaaatttccgaTAAGATCTATTTAAGGTCCATACGGAATTACTTAAAccttctattatttaaaaaatatctcaagAGGACAAGTAGTCCACTTGTGCAGGAAGATATTTTTAATACcaactataaaatgtttataattttatatgcttAGGACTCATCAAAATTTTATCAGATCAGGGACTGACTAGCTGGCAACCTAATGTAAAAACACAGAAGGCTGCCCTAAAAGCAGGAAAAGAGAGTTTAGAAAGCAGTTTTCCTGGTTGGGTTTTTGTTGTGCACCTCACCTGCTCTGGAAGTAGTTTGCTAGCTCTGATGCTTCATGGTTCAGACTCCTCAGGTGCACGATTAAATTTCCAGAGTTGGTGAACATGGCGCCACATGTTTTGCACTCGTAAATCCGAGGCTTGCGGATAATGTGCCGGGAAACCCTCATGTGGTGTTTATATTCCCCGAAGGAAGTGAAAGTGGCACTACATATCTGGCACCGGAAACAGCGTTTACCTTCATGCTTTAGGCGATGCATCTTTAGCGAGTAAGCCCTGGTGAACTTTTTCCCACAGCGGTCACACTGAAATGGTTTAATTCctataaataaagcaaaacaaaatatctaaaaacaaaaataaactgaaaagtcATAAACCCTACAAATTTCTGAACTATATTTCTGTAGCAATAGATcatctgaaaagacaaaaattaccagTAAAAACATACTCTAATTCAGTATCTCAGAACATGTGCAGAATATGTGAAaagtcatggccgggcgcggtggctcaagcctgtaatcccagcactttgagaggccgagacgggcggatcatgaggtcaggagatccagaccatcctggctaacacggtgaaatctcgtctctactaaaaaaaatacaaaaaactagcggggcgaggtggcgggcgcctgtagtcccagctactcgggaggctgaggcaggagaatggcgtgaacccgggaggcggagcttgcagtgagctgagatccggccactgcactccagcctgggcgacagagcgagactccgtctcaaaaaaaaaaaaaaaaaaaaaaaaaaaaaaaaaaaaaaagaatatgtgaaaaGTCACAAGtgcttaaaaaggaaaagaaaaaggcagtagGGGAGGCCAACTAGGTAATGTCTACTGAAGTTGATTTTTGAATACTTTTCTAAATCATCTATTTTACTAACTTCAAAACACAATTTAACTACAGTATGTAGACAGAACCCAAATCCCCATGTAACaccatgtattatttcatttcattagaAAGGCTTATATTGAAAAGATGTGAAAATCATCAGTACCTACTCTCTGTTCCCTATCTCACAGAGaaatgagaagaagaaagaacaattttaacatctctgaatgTAATGAGCATGACAGAACCATCATTTGATAAAATGGGGTTTTTTGGGTAATACTGatagaaataaatgagttatAAAGTGCACTAATAGTCTCCTCAAATGCATTATCACagtgttttggggaaaaaattttaaaacctttcaCAACACAATGTGCTGACTGAACCAAGTCACAGAGAGCTGGTGCTAGGACAGGGACTGTAAGACCTATCTACAGAAGGGGAAAGTGAGCTAGTAACTCTCGCAGCTGAAACAGCAGCAGAGATCTCTTACTCATCAGAGGTCAGTGTTTTACCCACAAGAATCCTGTTGCCTTCATGTGATTACTGAACTAAAGTTTCAAATCCCTTCTATACATTTATCCAAAATAtctcttatgttttaaaaaaatacaaactacaaagCTGACTCATCAGGGCACACAGAGATTTAGGACTGTAGAACTGAAAGTAAATTGcaagaaaatattacatttttaaacacacTTTTATTCGggaataatttcaaacttacagagaCGTTATAAGAAGAACAGCACAAAGAACACCCATACAGACCCTTTTAACCCTATTTGCTTTACCATCTGTGGTTGTGCTTATCTATCTCACCTCTATGTGCACACCTAATATGTCTCTTTATTTACAAAGTACTAAATCCATATCACCTTATGTTCTTTTAATCAGAATACTTAACACTGATGGCAAACAGCTTTCTGACACTGCACCATTTTGGCAATAAACCTTAGCTAATCTGTTTTCATTTGACTTCTCAGAgttttttttaaactcagaaacccctgttttctattttaactgggattccaaaataaaatgtttatttttagagtGTTCACTTATGCAACAACAGGGAAGGTGACATTACCTGAGTGGATGAGCATGTGCTGCTTTAGGTTCTGAATACGGGTGAAACGCACCCCGCAGGTTGGACACTGAAAAGGTCTGTCGGGACCATTTGGACTTGGTCGTTCTGTACTGCTGGTAGAAGGAGCAATGTAGAGTTGGTAGGGATACTGAACATTTTCCAATCTAAAAAAAACAGACCAAAGAAGGCAACCAGGCTCTGATTTTTAAACTGAATAAACACTGCTACAGgtcaattttaaatgaaaaaagataaaacacttAAAGACTTTTTCAAACAGTTTAACTGTTAGATTTCAAGTTTCACTAACAATATGAAAAACAATGTTACTGTCCAGAatgccttttgtcttttttttgagatggagtctcgctctgccacccaggctggattggagtacagtggcgtgatctcggctcactgaaacctccgcctcccgggttcaagtgattctccagcctcagtttcccaagtagctgggatgacaggcacctgccaccacgcccgactaatttttgtattttagtagagatggggtctcaccatattgaccaggctggtctcgaactcctgacctcaggtgatctgcctgccttggcctcccaaagtgctgggatcacgggcatgagccaccgcacccagcccagaatgaCATACAACCACAGAACATATCATCAACTATTTTACCTTTGATGTCCTTAATCTCGCCAATTCTTTCCTTCTAACCACTTCTTAAATTTAGGCCTTCATTAATACAAGCCTGAGTTAATAACTCTCTCCATTTAGCTCCACACTCCTCTAATCCATCCCTCTCACTGTATCATAGCGATCTGATCAAATCAGTCCCCTGTCTAAAATTCTGCAATGGCTGTTATCTTCAGAATAAAATCAAACCCCTTTGCAAGGCATACACGATTCCTCATGATCTGAGCTCTCTGTACCTTTCTAGCCTCATTTGTTGTCATACTCCCCAAACATATCCTATACCAAATGCCTACTCATTTTACGAAATGTAGCTAGGAAGCCACATGCTCCTCAGGGAAGCCGTCTTTGATTTTTCAGTGGTTGCGGTAGGCATCCTCCTATGCAGGGCAACAGAGCTCTGCAGATCACTTATGGTAATCTGTTTGTCTATCTTCAATCCTTATACTTCCTCCAAAATTGACTGAGCTCCTTGAGGCAAGGGGCTGCATATCTTATCTCTATATTACTACCATGCAGAACAGTATCTAACACAGAACAAACAACCTGATTAATACTTGAAATTAAGGAGTCTAGGCACACTGCTGTTTGTTTATGCTTTCAATAATCCACAAATGATTCCGGTTGATAACCTCCCCTACCAGGTTTAGCTATTCGAGAAAAATAAACCTAATTTGAGTCCCTTGAATCTTTCAAGTTTTCAACAAATACAGTTTTTAAGATTGTCCTGGACCTTCTCTGAGGAAGAATGCAATCATTCAGTGGAGTCTACATTCAGTGGGTGAGACACAGATAATAAATAATCAAGGAAATTATCAGAGCAGAGAATTAAATTAGAAGGATCTAATAGTGATTGGGTGCTGCTTGAGACTGGTGGTCAGGAAAAGCCTCCTTGAGAACTGATACCAAGACAGTGATCTGAAGGTCAAGAATCTGGAGCCAACACTGCGAAAACTGAGAGAGCAAGCTTTTCAGGCAAAGGTCCTAAAGTGACAGAATGGCCCAAAGGCAGGAACAAATATGGAGTACTCCAGGAACTGTGAAAGGTCTATGAGGCTAGAATGTAGTGTAAGAGGGAGACTAGTCTGAAAGGAGTTAGGCAGAAGTCATATCATGTAGGGCTTTAGAAGGCATAGCAAGGCCTATAGATTTTAGGTATGAATAAAGAATGTTAAGAATCTATAGCTTAAAACAGTGATATAATCtgactaattaaaaaagaaaagatgattttGGCTGCTACGTGGAAAATGGATTCGAACTGGGGAAGAATGCAATCAGAGGCTAGTTGGAAGGCTATTGCAGTAGTCAAGGCAAAAGATGGTGGGTGACTTAAGAGTAGGGTGGCTACCGTACAGATTGGAAAAATAGACAAGGATATGTTTTATAGGCAGAGTTAACAGGACTCATTTAAGGATTAACTAAGCAAGGAGGGAGATGAAGAGtggtaagaaaaaaagattaagaataaTCCTCAGAGATTTTGCTTGAGAAATTAGGGGATAATGATGATGCTCACTGAAATGGGAGAAAGGCTGGAGAAGCAGGATTCAGACACAGAGTCAGAAATCAAGAGTTCTGTCTTGGCCTTATTAAATGTGAAATGCCCTTTGTACGTTTATGTGGAAATATCAAGCAGGGAGGGAGTTATGGGTATACAGATCAGACTTTGGCAGACGTTTTTCGCAGCAGTCCATACAGCACACATTCTGACTTTGCACACCATACAGTCTGTTTCAACCACTCAACTCCGCCATCCACAAACAACATGTCAACAAATGAGcgtggttgtgttccaataataCTTGATTTACAAATAAAGGTGGTGGGCTGGAATTGGCCTGCGGTTCATAGTTTGCGAACACTTGATACAGATATGATTTAAAGCAACGGGACTAGGTAGTTTTGGAAacgttgggaaaaaaaaaaaagccttgtacAGGTGCTCTAATTTATAATGTGATGATGCTACTTCATTACTCTGAAAAGTATACTGAAGTGAAGTTGTAATACACTTCTACAACTCTGAGATGAAATGTTTGAATTTGGAGTTGTAAACACAACCCCTACGAGGTAACGAAATGCTGTCAGTACTGACCGGTCGTCATCATCTGGAGGAGCGGCAGTGCTAGACGAGCTTTGAAGTGTAGGCAACCCCTCCGAAACGCCTTCATCTACTGAGCCTGGGAATAAGAGAAAGACGACAGCTGTAATCCTTCGGTGTGAACAAGCCAAGACTGTCACTGAAAGCTATATTATATCTAAGCCTCTGACATATATTATCTAGTGGTCATATCCTGAATTATTAATCCAAAGTAGTgttctatgtttttaaatgtttgtgattttaaaaaatcacatggaaGATAATAGTCTTATATTATTTAAGTTCTTTTAGAAATACTTCTTTGACACATTTCAGCAAGTAAGCAGGGCaattcaaaagcaaacaaaaatccacATAAAACTGAATAATTAACCATTTAAGGAaacactgaaatttttattttttaaaacttaagacaTACAACTTGTGGTGCAACTTTTACAGAATTTAAGATACAGTGAACACCTGGGCAACCTCCACACGCAAGCCACACGCAAGCACTGCCAGCATCCTGGAAGTCCACATTCATCCTTCCCTGATCATAAATCCCTCccttctccaaaagcttcttatGGTTACCATTTTCCTCCTCCCGTTCCCtcacttttaaaagtaattttatcttGAATACAAGTATCCATAAAGTAGGTGTTCGTTCTTGCTGAACACAGCTTTGGTTGGACTAGGGCTGCTTCTGCCCTACAGTGGCAGAGTTTAGTAGCTTTTGGTTGTGACAGAGACTACGTGGCAGTTAAGTCTAAAATAGTTATCATCTTGCCTTTAAAGGAAAGTTTGCCGAGGCTTGCCATAACCAATACTTTTTAGTGTTGCCTGTTTTATATAAACTGGGTCACaccatatatattcttttgtcttGCTTCTTTCCTCCAACGTTGTGGACTCATCGTTGTTACATGTAACcaaagtttattttcattgtttataataTTCACCATTTTCCATTTTACTCTTCATGGACAGATTTTTGGCTATTaagaacaatgctgctatgaatatccTTAATGCACATAAGCATGCTTTTCTCCACGGTACAGACTTAGGAaaggaagtggtatatatgtagGAATGGAATTGCCAGGTCACTGAATACATTTATCTTCAACCTTATTAGAAAATACTAAACtcaaagccgggcgcggtggctcacgcctgtaatcccagcactttgggaggccaaggcaggcggatcacaaggtcaggagatcgagaccatcctggctaacccggtgaaaccccgtctctactaaaaatacaaaaaaattagctgggcgtggtggcgggtgcctgtagtcccagttgctggggaggctgaggcaggagaatggtgtgaacctgggaggcggagcttgcagtgagctgagatagcgccactgcactctagcctgggcgacagagcgagactctgtctcaaaaaaaaaaaaagaaaagaaaatagaaaatactaaacTCTTTCCAGAGTAACTGTACTAAATTCACATCACTGCTAGTATATCAAAGTTATGTTGTtctacatccttaccaacacttaaTATTGCTGGATTTTTAAGTTATTACCACTGGTTTTTACCAATCTGGTGTGTTacaatatttcattgtggtttgaaTTGCATTTCCATTTCCCTTATTACTACCGAGGTGAATCTAgtttcacatatttattgaatctcccttcctccctcttttgtgaaatgtcggagttgtctgcctttttaaaaagagttcttTTCACAATTTGTATATAAGCCCTTGGTCAGTGATACATACTACAAATCTTTCCCCGtcccatggcttttttttttttttcttaccctttCTAAAGGCTGCTTCTGATGACcaaaagtttaacattttaatttaatttttttctcattgttatggctttttggttctttttttttgagacggagtctcactctgttgcccaggctggagtgcagtggcgcgacgttggctcactgcaagctctgcctcccaggttcacgccattctcctgcctcagcctcccgagtagctgggactacaggtgcccgccacctcgcccagctaattttttgtatttttagtagagatggggtttcaccgtgttagccaggatggtctccatctcctgacctcgtgatccacccaattcagccttccaaagtgctgggattacaggtgtgagccatggtgcccagcctttggtcttgtttttaaaaaaacatttcccTATGTGAAATTATCTTAcg
Coding sequences within:
- the ZBTB44 gene encoding zinc finger and BTB domain-containing protein 44 isoform X7, which translates into the protein MLIHSGIKPFQCDRCGKKFTRAYSLKMHRLKHEGKRCFRCQICSATFTSFGEYKHHMRVSRHIIRKPRIYECKTCGAMFTNSGNLIVHLRSLNHEASELANYFQSSDFLVPDYLNQEQEETLVQYDLGEHGFESNSSVQMPVISQVSSTQNCESTFPLGSLGGLAEKEEEVPEQPKTSACAEATRDDPPKSELSSITIE